A stretch of the Myxococcus guangdongensis genome encodes the following:
- a CDS encoding MbnP family copper-binding protein, producing MNAVWKPLSRALLPALLLAAQGCGGDDDVESKTYAVRFSPQVRQEALTCATSFTDIGTSRGVIELLDFRMYVRDVTLIRANGERHALKLAQDGEWQRDAIALLDFEDGTGTCRTGSPGTHREVTGTAPAHDDYTGLEFKVGLPPDRNHLDVEAEAAPLDVRDMWWSWQGGYKFVKLDIRSQQNATYYFHLGASGCQGSNADGYTCGAANQATIALDGFDPETNQVVLDVAGLLSELDVNRTPTGSDMMPGCMSGPTDPECPPLLSQFGLNADGTPKALPKTFFKVR from the coding sequence ATGAACGCCGTCTGGAAGCCCCTGTCGCGAGCCCTGCTGCCCGCCCTGCTGCTCGCCGCCCAGGGCTGTGGCGGAGACGATGACGTCGAGTCCAAGACGTACGCGGTGCGCTTCAGCCCGCAGGTCCGTCAGGAGGCGCTGACGTGCGCCACCAGCTTCACGGACATCGGCACGTCGCGCGGCGTCATCGAGCTGTTGGACTTCCGCATGTACGTGCGCGACGTCACCCTCATCCGCGCCAACGGCGAGCGCCACGCGCTGAAGCTCGCGCAGGACGGCGAGTGGCAGCGTGACGCCATCGCGCTGTTGGACTTCGAGGACGGCACCGGCACCTGCCGCACGGGCAGCCCCGGGACGCACCGCGAGGTGACGGGCACGGCGCCCGCGCACGACGACTACACGGGCCTGGAGTTCAAGGTGGGCCTGCCCCCGGACAGGAACCACCTGGACGTCGAGGCGGAGGCCGCGCCCCTGGACGTGCGCGACATGTGGTGGAGCTGGCAGGGCGGCTACAAGTTCGTGAAGCTGGACATCCGCTCGCAGCAGAACGCGACCTACTACTTCCACCTGGGCGCGTCCGGCTGTCAGGGCTCCAACGCGGACGGCTACACGTGCGGCGCGGCCAACCAGGCCACCATCGCGCTGGACGGCTTCGACCCGGAGACGAACCAGGTGGTGCTGGACGTCGCGGGCCTGCTGTCGGAGCTGGACGTGAATCGCACGCCGACGGGCTCGGACATGATGCCCGGCTGCATGTCGGGCCCCACGGACCCGGAGTGCCCGCCGCTGTTGTCGCAGTTCGGCCTGAACGCGGATGGCACCCCCAAGGCGCTGCCGAAGACGTTCTTCAAGGTGCGCTGA
- a CDS encoding methanobactin export MATE transporter MbnM → MSSRAGKLSVVVALVSAAGCGGDAPGRPAPPPYAWSLPVGFPEPFVPEDNPMSAEKVELGRHLFYDARLSGNGTMACASCHEQARAFSDGKATPTGSTGDHVARNSPGLANVAYLSTYTWANPLLETLESQALVPLFNEFPTELGLTPKLEEALERLRGDARYPELFRAAFPDAQEPVSQGSLVKALASFQRTLLSGSSPYDRYLQGDNAALSRSARRGMELFFGERAECYHCHSGRHLSNSFRAKDTKPQVAQFFNTGLYDLDGKGAYPPDNPGLFEFTHDALDHGRFRVPQLRNVELTAPYMHDGSIPTLEAVIDHYTSGGRNVTEGPLAGDGRNNPNKDPLVRPFELSDEEKQDLIAFLKSLTDTDFTTDPRFSNPWK, encoded by the coding sequence ATGTCTTCGCGTGCGGGGAAGCTGAGCGTCGTGGTGGCCCTGGTGTCGGCCGCCGGCTGTGGTGGCGACGCGCCGGGACGTCCGGCGCCGCCTCCTTACGCGTGGAGCCTGCCCGTGGGCTTCCCCGAGCCCTTCGTGCCCGAGGACAACCCCATGTCCGCGGAGAAGGTGGAGCTGGGACGCCACCTCTTCTACGACGCGCGGCTGTCGGGCAACGGCACCATGGCCTGCGCGAGCTGCCACGAGCAGGCGCGGGCCTTCTCCGACGGCAAGGCGACGCCCACGGGCTCCACGGGGGACCACGTCGCGCGCAACTCGCCGGGGCTGGCCAACGTGGCGTACCTGAGCACGTACACCTGGGCCAACCCGCTGTTGGAGACGCTGGAGTCGCAGGCGCTGGTGCCGCTGTTCAACGAGTTCCCCACGGAGCTGGGGCTGACGCCCAAGCTGGAGGAGGCGCTCGAGCGGCTGCGCGGTGACGCGAGGTACCCGGAGCTGTTCCGCGCGGCGTTCCCGGACGCCCAGGAGCCGGTGAGCCAGGGCTCCCTCGTGAAGGCGCTGGCGTCCTTCCAGCGCACGTTGCTGTCGGGCAGCTCGCCGTATGACCGCTACCTGCAGGGCGACAACGCGGCGCTGTCGCGCTCGGCGCGGCGGGGCATGGAGCTGTTCTTCGGGGAGCGGGCGGAGTGCTACCACTGCCACAGCGGCCGGCACCTCTCGAACTCGTTCCGCGCCAAGGACACCAAGCCCCAGGTGGCGCAGTTCTTCAACACGGGCCTGTACGATTTGGACGGCAAGGGCGCGTACCCGCCGGACAACCCGGGCCTGTTCGAGTTCACCCACGACGCGCTGGACCACGGCCGCTTCCGCGTGCCGCAGCTGCGCAACGTGGAGCTGACGGCGCCGTACATGCACGACGGCAGCATCCCCACGCTGGAGGCCGTCATCGACCACTACACGTCGGGTGGCCGCAACGTGACGGAGGGGCCGCTGGCGGGAGACGGCCGCAACAACCCGAACAAGGACCCGCTGGTGCGGCCCTTCGAGTTGTCCGACGAGGAGAAGCAGGACCTCATCGCCTTCTTGAAGAGCCTCACGGACACCGACTTCACCACGGACCCGCGCTTCTCCAATCCGTGGAAGTGA
- a CDS encoding WD40 repeat domain-containing protein, which translates to MTQVLRSDNGPRWMQRSRLGTPAPGRVEFQQVAFSSDGELLVALEHKGGERLRWWRWRDEHPLGEVTVSQGVAAQVLPSLGGIAVTDAHFQVGLYSLEDGRHLRRGRVPDYEVRGLEVSPDGTRLAMHDLTGSVLLWDTRTWASLGQLQGPQQEVTRLAFSPDGQRLAAACLRGHVVVWDVASGKPILVHVEADEQFVSVAFHPAGTELVATTTGPRIQRFRLRDGGLAGTLQGPVAGSSQAAFSPDGGLLCVTRYGFSVLDARTSARVFRHEVDNDFYAANAAFSPDGTVIAWGEDDGTVSLWGLPSEPR; encoded by the coding sequence ATGACGCAGGTCCTCCGCTCCGACAATGGCCCGCGCTGGATGCAGCGCTCCCGTCTGGGCACGCCCGCGCCCGGCCGCGTCGAGTTCCAGCAGGTCGCCTTCTCTTCCGACGGCGAGCTGCTGGTGGCGCTGGAGCACAAAGGCGGCGAGCGGCTGCGCTGGTGGCGCTGGCGGGATGAGCATCCGCTGGGCGAGGTCACCGTCTCCCAGGGCGTGGCGGCGCAGGTGCTGCCCTCGCTCGGCGGCATCGCGGTGACGGACGCGCACTTCCAGGTCGGGCTGTACTCGCTGGAGGACGGTCGGCATCTGCGGCGGGGCCGCGTACCGGACTACGAGGTGCGCGGCCTGGAGGTGAGCCCCGACGGCACCCGGCTCGCGATGCACGACCTCACCGGCAGCGTGCTGTTGTGGGACACGCGGACCTGGGCCTCGCTCGGTCAGCTCCAGGGTCCCCAGCAGGAGGTCACCCGGCTCGCGTTCTCACCGGACGGGCAGCGATTGGCCGCGGCCTGCCTGCGAGGCCACGTCGTCGTCTGGGACGTGGCGAGCGGCAAGCCCATCCTGGTGCACGTGGAGGCCGACGAGCAGTTCGTCTCGGTCGCCTTCCACCCCGCGGGCACGGAGCTGGTCGCCACGACGACCGGCCCGCGCATCCAGCGCTTCCGCCTGCGCGACGGCGGCCTCGCCGGGACGCTGCAGGGCCCGGTGGCGGGCTCGAGCCAGGCGGCCTTCAGCCCCGACGGCGGGCTGCTCTGCGTCACCCGGTACGGCTTCAGCGTGCTCGACGCGCGGACGAGCGCGCGCGTGTTCCGCCACGAGGTGGACAACGACTTCTACGCCGCCAACGCGGCCTTCAGCCCGGACGGCACCGTCATCGCCTGGGGCGAGGACGACGGCACCGTGAGCCTGTGGGGCCTTCCCTCCGAGCCACGCTGA
- a CDS encoding SMI1/KNR4 family protein, whose product MTTAKRPKDVPPKATFDAEARLWREGAPGAAHERLWIHPSGMLLLDARRKDGKLDGEVMWSLGIHEMSEHAPRLAMQKALGLPVGPSPTLFATFVEGVLVETRFMTGFESDVELKVPMRDGAIDGEVEWVIGPVDGALFELGDSALSHKIFKVPKPWPHRLKAVFAKGKLKSTAFFDKKGKPLDVSTPKLTEWGEGTKAAALAGYIERGDFAADAARFFPKAKRVSSSGSKKVRGAEAGKVLDDVVKGGGVPTMTLAFDFSSYGFDCKKEKLHGAAEAKYVGIASDGSGEMFLLDTSTGKVVRYAHEEGTVSPAFDSLDELTFALLRIEAAAKKLIPKPKLAALFKKLGLKTAEKLLKEY is encoded by the coding sequence ATGACGACTGCCAAGCGCCCCAAGGATGTGCCTCCCAAAGCGACCTTCGATGCCGAGGCCCGGCTCTGGCGGGAGGGAGCACCTGGCGCCGCGCATGAGCGCCTGTGGATTCATCCGTCCGGCATGTTGTTGCTGGATGCCCGGCGCAAGGACGGCAAGCTCGATGGCGAGGTGATGTGGTCGCTCGGCATCCATGAGATGTCCGAGCATGCGCCGCGCCTGGCGATGCAGAAGGCGCTCGGGTTGCCGGTGGGGCCGAGCCCCACGCTCTTCGCGACGTTCGTGGAGGGGGTGCTGGTGGAGACCCGCTTCATGACGGGCTTCGAGTCCGACGTCGAGCTGAAGGTCCCGATGCGTGACGGGGCCATCGACGGCGAGGTCGAGTGGGTCATCGGTCCGGTGGACGGCGCGCTGTTCGAGCTGGGCGACTCCGCGCTGTCGCACAAGATTTTCAAGGTGCCGAAGCCGTGGCCGCATCGGCTGAAGGCGGTGTTCGCCAAGGGCAAGCTGAAGAGCACGGCGTTCTTCGACAAGAAGGGCAAGCCCCTGGACGTGAGCACGCCGAAGCTCACCGAGTGGGGTGAGGGCACGAAGGCGGCGGCGCTGGCGGGCTACATCGAGCGAGGTGACTTCGCGGCGGACGCGGCTCGCTTCTTCCCGAAGGCGAAGCGGGTGTCGAGCTCCGGCAGCAAGAAGGTTCGCGGCGCGGAGGCGGGGAAGGTGCTGGATGACGTGGTGAAGGGGGGAGGCGTGCCGACGATGACGCTCGCCTTCGACTTCAGCAGCTACGGCTTCGACTGCAAGAAGGAGAAGCTGCACGGCGCGGCCGAGGCGAAGTACGTCGGTATCGCGAGCGATGGCTCGGGCGAGATGTTCCTGCTCGATACCAGCACGGGGAAGGTCGTCCGCTACGCGCACGAGGAGGGCACGGTGTCGCCGGCCTTCGACTCGCTCGACGAGCTCACCTTCGCGCTGCTGCGAATCGAGGCCGCGGCGAAGAAGCTGATTCCCAAGCCGAAGCTCGCCGCGCTGTTCAAGAAGCTGGGCCTGAAGACGGCCGAGAAGCTCTTGAAGGAGTACTGA